A window of Polyodon spathula isolate WHYD16114869_AA chromosome 22, ASM1765450v1, whole genome shotgun sequence contains these coding sequences:
- the LOC121297394 gene encoding 14-3-3 protein eta isoform X2: protein MVDRDQLVQRARLAEQAERYDDMASAMKSVTELNEALSNEDRNLLSVAYKNVVGARRSSWRVISSIEQKTSADGNEKKLEMVRAYREKIEKELETVCNDVLALLDKFLIKNCNDSQFESKVFYLKMKGDYYRYLAEVATGEKKAAVVESSEASYKEAFEISKEHMQPTHPIRLGLALNFSVFYYEIQNAPEQACHLAKQAFDDAIAELDTLNEDSYKDSTLIMQLLRDNLTLWTSDQQDDEAGEANN from the exons atggTTGACCGAGACCAGCTGGTGCAGAGAGCCCGGCTCGCCGAGCAGGCTGAGAGATACGATGACATGGCTTCAGCAATGAAATCG GTGACGGAGCTGAACGAGGCTCTGTCCAACGAGGACCGGAACCTGCTGTCGGTGGCCTACAAGAACGTGGTCGGGGCGCGGCGCTCCTCCTGGAGGGTGATCAGCAGCATCGAGCAGAAGACCTCTGCCGACGGCAACGAGAAGAAACTGGAGATGGTGCGCGCCTACCGGGAGAAGATCGAGAAGGAGCTGGAGACGGTGTGCAATGACGTGCTGGCCCTCCTGGACAAGTTCCTCATCAAGAACTGCAATGACTCGCAGTTCGAGAGCAAGGTCTTCTACCTGAAGATGAAGGGAGACTACTACCGCTACCTGGCGGAGGTGGCCACCGGTGAGAAGAAGGCAGCTGTGGTGGAGTCTTCCGAGGCTTCGTACAAGGAGGCCTTCGAGATCAGCAAGGAGCACATGCAGCCCACCCACCCCATCAGGCTGGGGCTGGCGCTCAACTTCTCTGTCTTCTACTACGAGATCCAGAACGCGCCCGAGCAGGCGTGCCACCTTGCCAAGCAAGCCTTTGACGACGCCATCGCGGAGCTGGACACTTTAAACGAGGACTCCTACAAGGACTCCACCCTCATCATGCAGTTACTACGAGACAACCTGACCCTCTGGACAAGCGACCAGCAGGACGACGAAGCTGGAGAGGCCAACAACTGA
- the slc5a1 gene encoding sodium/glucose cotransporter 1, which produces MSVTAGYGVVRTDNETGSDYLAVNNPADIAVIVIYFIVVLAVGIGAMLKTSRGTVGGFFLAGRSMVWWPIGASLFASNIGSGHFVGLAGTGAAAGIAIGGFEWNALVSVVILGWLFVPIYIRAGVVTMPEYLKKRFGGQRIRIYLSVLSLLLYIFTKISADMFSGAIFIQQALGLNLYLAVVLLLVITALYTVTGGLAAVIYTDTLQTIIMVVGSFILMGFGFYTVGGYDAFVEKYMNAKPSIITEVGLNISAACYTPRPDSFHIFRDPITGDLPWPGLVFGLSILGTWYWCADQVIVQRCLSAKNMSHVKAGCILCGYLKLLPMFLMVFPGMMSRILYTDVVACVTPSECQKYCGASVGCSNIAYPKLVVELMPNGLRGLMLSVMLASLMSSLTSIFNSASTLFTMDVYTKIRKQASEQELMLAGRIFILVLIGVSIAWIPIVQSAQSGQLFDYIQSITSYLGPPIAAVFLLAIFCKRVNEQGAFYGLILGLLIGLARMITEFAYGTGSCVTPSQCPKIICGIQYLYFALILFGISCIIILGVSLMTKPIEDKHLYRLCWSLRNSTEERIDLESDNWTSPEEEPPSENPEPPQEVGCCRKAYNWFCGFEQQSAPRLSPEEQAALDKKLTDTSEHPLWKNVVNANAIILLAVAVFLHGFFG; this is translated from the exons ATGAGTGTCACAGCCGGCTATGGAGTTGTCCGAACCGATAATGAAACCGGTTCCGACTACTTGGCGGTCAACAATCCAGCCGATATCGCTGTCATCGTGATTTACTTCATTGTGGTTTTGGCTGTAGGAATTGGG GCCATGCTGAAGACCAGCCGCGGGACGGTGGGGGGGTTCTTCCTGGCTGGACGAAGCATGGTGTGGTGGCCA ATCGGAGCCTCTCTGTTTGCCAGCAACATTGGCAGTGGGCACTTTGTGGGGCTGGCAGGGACCGGAGCTGCCGCTGGGATCGCTATCGGAGGGTTTGAGTGGAAT GCCCTGGTTTCTGTCGTGATTCTGGGCTGGCTCTTTGTACCGATCTACATCAGAGCTGGG GTGGTGACCATGCCAGAGTACCTGAAGAAGAGGTTTGGAGGCCAGCGGATCCGAATCTACCTTTCAGTCCTGTCCCTCTTGCTGTACATCTTCACCAAGATCTCT GCGGACATGTTCTCTGGTGCCATCTTCATCCAGCAGGCCCTTGGTTTGAATTTATACCTCGCTGTGGTGCTGCTGCTGGTGATCACAGCTCTGTACACTGTCACAG GCGGCTTGGCGGCTGTGATTTACACAGACACTCTGCAGACCATCATCATGGTGGTGGGATCCTTCATCCTCATGGGGTTCG GTTTTTATACGGTCGGAGGGTATGATGCCTTTGTGGAGAAGTACATGAACGCCAAGCCCTCCATCATCACGGAGGTGGGGCTGAACATCAGCGCGGCCTGCTACACCCCCCGCCCCGACTCCTTCCACATCTTCAGGGACCCCATCACAGGAGACCTGCCCTGGCCAGGCCTGGTCTTCGGACTTTCCATCCTGGGGACCTGGTACTGGTGCGCTGACCAG GTGATTGTGCAGCGGTGCCTCTCTGCTAAGAACATGTCCCACGTGAAGGCTGGCTGCATCCTGTGTGGCTACCTGAAGCTGCTGCCCATGTTCCTCATGGTCTTCCCAGGCATGATGAGCAGGATTTTATACACAG ATGTGGTGGCATGTGTGACCCCCAGCGAATGTCAGAAATACTGCGGAGCTTCGGTGGGCTGCAGCAACATCGCGTATCCAAAGCTGGTGGTGGAGCTGATGCCGAACG GTCTGCGGGGGCTGATGCTGTCGGTCATGCTGGCCTCCCTCATGAGCTCCCTGACGTCCATCTTCAATAGTGCCAGCACGCTCTTCACCATGGACGTCTACACCAAGATCCGCAAGCAGGCGTCCGAGCAGGAACTCATGCTGGCAGGAAG AATCTTCATCCTGGTTCTGATTGGTGTCAGCATCGCGTGGATCCCCATCGTGCAGTCTGCACAGAGCGGACAGCTCTTTGACTACATCCAATCGATCACCAGCTACCTGGGCCCGCCCATTGCCGCTGTCTTCTTATTGGCTATCTTCTGCAAACGAGTCAACGAGCAG GGTGCTTTCTACGGGCTGATCCTGGGGCTGCTGATAGGACTGGCACGGATGATCACAGAGTTTGCCTATGGCACTGGCAGCTGCGTGACCCCCAGCCAGTGCCCCAAGATCATCTGTGGCATCCAGTACCTCTACTTCGCACTCATTCTCTTCGGCATCTCCTGCATCATCATCCTGGGGGTGTCCCTGATGACGAAGCCCATTGAGGACAAACAT CTGTACCGGCTGTGCTGGAGTCTGCGCAACTCCACTGAGGAGAGGATTGACCTGGAGTCTGACAACTGGACAAGCCCAGAGGAGGAGCCCCCCAGCGAGAACCCCG AGCCCCCTCAGGAGGTGGGCTGCTGTCGCAAGGCCTATAACTGGTTCTGCGGGTTCGAGCAGCAGTCTGCGCCGCGGCTCAGCCCTGAAGAGCAGGCAGCGCTGGACAAGAAGCTGACCGACACCTCGGAGCACCCGCTCTGGAAGAACGTGGTCAACGCCAATGCCATCATCCTGCTCGCTGTGGCAGTCTTCTTACACGGCTTCTTTGGATGA
- the LOC121297394 gene encoding 14-3-3 protein eta isoform X1, which produces MVDRDQLVQRARLAEQAERYDDMASAMKSQVTELNEALSNEDRNLLSVAYKNVVGARRSSWRVISSIEQKTSADGNEKKLEMVRAYREKIEKELETVCNDVLALLDKFLIKNCNDSQFESKVFYLKMKGDYYRYLAEVATGEKKAAVVESSEASYKEAFEISKEHMQPTHPIRLGLALNFSVFYYEIQNAPEQACHLAKQAFDDAIAELDTLNEDSYKDSTLIMQLLRDNLTLWTSDQQDDEAGEANN; this is translated from the exons atggTTGACCGAGACCAGCTGGTGCAGAGAGCCCGGCTCGCCGAGCAGGCTGAGAGATACGATGACATGGCTTCAGCAATGAAATCG CAGGTGACGGAGCTGAACGAGGCTCTGTCCAACGAGGACCGGAACCTGCTGTCGGTGGCCTACAAGAACGTGGTCGGGGCGCGGCGCTCCTCCTGGAGGGTGATCAGCAGCATCGAGCAGAAGACCTCTGCCGACGGCAACGAGAAGAAACTGGAGATGGTGCGCGCCTACCGGGAGAAGATCGAGAAGGAGCTGGAGACGGTGTGCAATGACGTGCTGGCCCTCCTGGACAAGTTCCTCATCAAGAACTGCAATGACTCGCAGTTCGAGAGCAAGGTCTTCTACCTGAAGATGAAGGGAGACTACTACCGCTACCTGGCGGAGGTGGCCACCGGTGAGAAGAAGGCAGCTGTGGTGGAGTCTTCCGAGGCTTCGTACAAGGAGGCCTTCGAGATCAGCAAGGAGCACATGCAGCCCACCCACCCCATCAGGCTGGGGCTGGCGCTCAACTTCTCTGTCTTCTACTACGAGATCCAGAACGCGCCCGAGCAGGCGTGCCACCTTGCCAAGCAAGCCTTTGACGACGCCATCGCGGAGCTGGACACTTTAAACGAGGACTCCTACAAGGACTCCACCCTCATCATGCAGTTACTACGAGACAACCTGACCCTCTGGACAAGCGACCAGCAGGACGACGAAGCTGGAGAGGCCAACAACTGA